In the Paenibacillus sp. FSL H7-0357 genome, one interval contains:
- a CDS encoding YnfA family protein — protein sequence MVLAVLLFIVAGLAEIGGGYLIWLWLRESRPLWYGLVGALILIVYGIIPTLQKFPSFGRVYAAYGGVFIVLAVLWGWLVDKKTPDLYDWIGAGICVIGVSVILWAPRH from the coding sequence ATGGTGCTGGCGGTTCTGCTGTTTATTGTTGCCGGTCTGGCTGAAATCGGCGGCGGTTATTTGATCTGGCTGTGGCTGCGGGAGTCGCGGCCGCTCTGGTACGGCCTCGTTGGTGCACTAATTCTGATTGTGTACGGCATCATCCCCACCTTGCAGAAGTTCCCTTCTTTCGGCAGGGTGTACGCCGCCTATGGCGGTGTGTTCATCGTGCTTGCCGTTCTTTGGGGCTGGCTGGTGGACAAGAAGACACCGGATCTGTATGACTGGATCGGTGCAGGTATTTGTGTGATTGGGGTATCGGTTATCCTGTGGGCACCGAGACACTGA
- a CDS encoding methyl-accepting chemotaxis protein, producing MSRFKNSISRKFTLLLFVVLLLTSLVLSISFYFISMSTIDGYVMPQINKLLTGAAQDVYKNLNATHAQQTLSKSAQATTNVEYYFQEKRKLHDVETIFLIEMKDGKATVLAADHGSKLKAEESLKVLPAMEQAAKGKTGLSEIYSDSHGIHKTAYVSVPGSKMVIGVSSDVGFVEDKINSIVWASIGITLLSLIIGTAAATFMSRKITRPLSQLTAYSNKLAAGDFTQNLVIKGNDEVGQLSVSFQSMGQRLKEMIGQVLDTSGSVVADANDLKARVEVLGEMAERSALSVTEIGKGSTTIASSALENSRAMEEINFGIQHIASAAGEVTEQISEAAAEAMGGNEVAQSAVQQMRQVEHASQKSLEQFRIMNERSLMIGGVVQGITEITKQIQMLSLNASIEAARAGEHGRGFAVVAGEVRKLSEQSKESNEQIRDFLLSLQEDMNRSVEEMNHVNSEVASGVGKAVEAGNAFNQLLILIQSINHSIQSVSAATQQISAGTEEVSASVEETAQITGKSQASAELLAENSSRQHEELDGHSLTVEHLHEQAVKLQEAVKQFKI from the coding sequence ATGTCACGCTTTAAGAATTCAATCAGCCGCAAATTTACACTTTTGTTGTTTGTCGTCCTATTGCTCACATCTCTTGTGTTAAGTATCAGCTTCTACTTTATATCAATGAGTACCATCGACGGCTACGTAATGCCGCAAATTAACAAGCTTCTGACCGGGGCCGCTCAGGATGTCTACAAGAATTTGAACGCAACCCACGCCCAGCAGACCCTGAGTAAGAGTGCACAGGCCACCACGAATGTCGAATACTATTTCCAGGAAAAAAGAAAGCTGCATGATGTGGAGACCATTTTCCTCATCGAAATGAAAGATGGAAAGGCCACCGTACTGGCCGCAGATCACGGCTCAAAGCTGAAGGCTGAAGAAAGCCTTAAGGTATTGCCCGCTATGGAACAAGCCGCTAAAGGAAAAACGGGGCTTAGTGAAATCTATAGTGACAGTCACGGTATACATAAGACCGCCTATGTCAGTGTTCCTGGCAGCAAGATGGTCATCGGAGTAAGTTCTGACGTTGGTTTTGTTGAAGACAAGATAAACAGCATCGTTTGGGCAAGTATAGGAATTACACTGCTGTCGCTGATCATTGGAACCGCCGCCGCGACCTTTATGAGCCGGAAAATCACACGGCCGCTCTCTCAGCTTACCGCTTATAGCAATAAGCTCGCTGCCGGTGATTTCACGCAGAATCTGGTTATCAAGGGCAACGATGAGGTCGGCCAGTTGTCGGTGAGCTTCCAAAGTATGGGACAACGGCTTAAGGAAATGATCGGGCAGGTGCTCGATACTTCAGGCAGTGTCGTCGCCGATGCCAATGATCTGAAAGCGCGTGTTGAAGTGCTGGGCGAAATGGCCGAGCGTTCGGCGCTATCCGTTACGGAGATCGGCAAAGGCAGTACAACTATTGCCAGCAGCGCACTGGAGAACTCCAGAGCCATGGAAGAAATCAATTTCGGCATTCAGCATATCGCATCCGCAGCCGGTGAAGTCACCGAGCAGATCAGTGAAGCTGCAGCGGAAGCCATGGGCGGCAATGAGGTTGCCCAGAGTGCCGTACAGCAAATGCGTCAGGTGGAGCATGCCTCTCAGAAGTCGCTGGAGCAGTTCCGCATCATGAATGAACGTTCCCTGATGATTGGCGGGGTTGTCCAGGGCATCACCGAAATAACCAAGCAGATTCAGATGCTTTCGCTGAATGCTTCCATTGAAGCGGCACGCGCAGGCGAGCATGGCCGCGGTTTTGCTGTTGTAGCCGGAGAAGTCCGCAAGTTGTCCGAGCAGTCCAAGGAATCCAATGAGCAGATCCGCGACTTCCTGCTTAGCCTGCAGGAGGATATGAACCGTTCGGTGGAAGAAATGAATCATGTGAACTCGGAAGTAGCCTCGGGCGTAGGCAAAGCGGTGGAAGCCGGCAATGCCTTTAATCAACTGCTTATTCTTATTCAAAGCATCAATCACAGCATTCAGTCCGTATCTGCCGCCACCCAGCAGATTTCGGCCGGCACCGAAGAAGTAAGCGCCTCGGTGGAGGAAACCGCACAAATCACCGGCAAATCGCAAGCCAGTGCAGAATTGCTTGCGGAGAACTCCTCACGGCAGCATGAGGAGCTGGATGGCCACTCCCTGACTGTGGAGCATCTGCATGAACAAGCGGTGAAGCTGCAGGAAGCTGTGAAACAGTTCAAGATTTAA
- a CDS encoding queuosine precursor transporter yields the protein MFNLLWGILFVIVNFGLFLLCYRLFGKKGLYAWVGVATVIANIQVAKTIAMPLDIVMTLGNTMYVTLYMTSDLLNERYGRKEARNAVWFGFFTLLMTTVIMQMALVFKPQGDPIFQTSLETIFGLMPRLALGSLAAYFISQFLDVRLYSWIRKYYSTSRQLWIRSNGSTMISSFVDTLIFCTIAFAGRFDIQVWIEILLTTYVVKFLLTGAGTPILYIARSFKFAEEEEPALKDAESRSIS from the coding sequence ATGTTTAATTTGTTGTGGGGAATTTTGTTCGTTATTGTCAACTTCGGCCTATTTCTGCTCTGTTACCGTCTCTTTGGTAAAAAGGGGCTGTATGCCTGGGTTGGAGTTGCTACGGTCATCGCCAATATTCAAGTGGCCAAGACGATTGCCATGCCGCTGGACATCGTGATGACGCTGGGCAATACGATGTATGTAACGCTGTATATGACCAGCGATTTGCTTAATGAACGGTACGGGCGGAAGGAAGCGCGCAATGCCGTATGGTTCGGCTTTTTCACCCTGCTGATGACTACGGTGATTATGCAGATGGCGCTGGTGTTCAAACCGCAGGGAGATCCCATTTTCCAGACCTCGCTGGAAACGATCTTTGGACTGATGCCGCGTCTGGCGCTGGGAAGCCTTGCTGCCTATTTCATCAGCCAGTTCCTCGACGTGCGCCTGTATTCGTGGATCCGCAAATACTACAGCACCTCGCGCCAGCTTTGGATCCGCTCCAACGGCAGTACGATGATCAGCTCATTTGTTGATACGCTGATTTTTTGCACCATTGCGTTTGCCGGCAGATTCGATATACAGGTGTGGATCGAAATTTTGCTGACTACCTACGTAGTGAAATTCCTGCTGACCGGTGCAGGCACGCCAATCCTTTACATTGCCCGCTCCTTTAAGTTTGCTGAAGAGGAAGAGCCGGCCCTGAAGGATGCGGAAAGCCGCAGCATTTCATAG
- a CDS encoding M24 family metallopeptidase — protein MNEALQSLAGGMAGEGLDALLVTDPKHVYYLTGFASNPHERFLGLLLIRGEEPVLIVPALDAEAAHAASSVTTILTHSDTDNPYELLKSQFGGKTPGTLGIEKEHFSVSRYELLADSVPAAQFSDIGPLLRAMRAKKTPEEVSRMKHAAELVEEVLRRGLKHVKSGVSEIELVAELEYLMKKVGASGPSFDTMVLSGSNTALPHGVPGDRIIQPGDFLMFDLGVYAAGYASDITRTFAVEEADSKLTEIYNTVLAANLAGIAASRAGATFGSVDRAAREVIENAGYGEYFMHRVGHGLGMDTHEYPSLHGLNTDIIENGNVFTVEPGIYVPGVGGVRIEDDVFITAEGPVTLTSFPKELTILHL, from the coding sequence ATGAATGAGGCTCTACAAAGTTTGGCTGGGGGAATGGCGGGAGAAGGGCTGGACGCTCTGCTCGTCACCGATCCCAAACATGTCTACTACTTGACCGGGTTTGCCAGCAATCCGCATGAACGTTTTCTTGGCCTGCTGCTGATTCGCGGAGAGGAGCCCGTCCTGATTGTTCCGGCACTGGATGCCGAAGCAGCTCATGCGGCTTCCTCCGTCACGACGATCCTGACACACAGCGATACCGATAATCCGTATGAGCTGCTAAAGTCGCAATTTGGCGGCAAAACACCTGGAACACTCGGTATAGAGAAAGAGCATTTCTCCGTAAGCCGGTATGAGCTGCTCGCCGATTCTGTGCCTGCAGCGCAATTTAGCGATATCGGTCCCCTGCTCCGGGCGATGCGCGCCAAGAAGACACCGGAGGAAGTCAGCCGGATGAAACATGCCGCCGAGCTGGTGGAGGAGGTTCTGCGCCGCGGTCTAAAACATGTGAAAAGCGGAGTCAGCGAAATTGAGCTGGTAGCCGAGCTGGAATATCTGATGAAAAAGGTCGGCGCCTCCGGTCCTTCCTTCGACACTATGGTCCTCAGTGGTTCTAACACTGCCCTTCCGCATGGTGTGCCGGGAGACCGCATCATCCAGCCGGGTGATTTCCTGATGTTCGACCTTGGCGTATATGCCGCCGGGTATGCTTCCGACATCACACGGACCTTTGCCGTGGAGGAAGCGGACAGCAAGCTGACCGAAATCTACAACACGGTGCTGGCCGCTAACCTGGCAGGCATTGCCGCTTCCCGAGCAGGAGCTACCTTCGGCTCAGTGGACCGGGCAGCGCGTGAAGTGATCGAAAATGCGGGGTACGGGGAATATTTCATGCACCGTGTCGGCCATGGACTTGGCATGGATACCCATGAGTATCCTTCCCTTCACGGTTTAAATACGGATATTATCGAGAACGGCAACGTATTCACCGTGGAACCGGGCATCTATGTGCCGGGCGTAGGCGGTGTACGTATTGAAGATGATGTCTTTATTACAGCAGAAGGTCCCGTAACGCTGACCAGCTTCCCGAAAGAGCTGACTATCCTCCATTTGTAA
- a CDS encoding PQQ-dependent sugar dehydrogenase: MSGKRKVHHSLLGCCMLILLTEGLSACTASSETSNAGETLKSAGPHLSENPAESADPSLVSPSNNTADGKSGQQAEAQVSPGPAPSAEPTPFTVSEDPATTASVKSKASFPYTAQTVATGLNVPWEMAFAPDGRIFFTERPGSLRVIENGKLRKAPLLELLAPFVSKGEGGLLGLALDPAFEKSGYAYVYHSYLHTDGGVQNRVLRLKISSGKAEINKVMLDGIPGDINHNGGRIKVGPDGYLYVTAGERYKPELAQDKDSLGGKILRISLDGSIPQDNPWPDSPVYSWGHRNPQGLAWQPDTGVLYSSEHGQSSHDEINIIEAGANYGWPLIEGDETAGKGEVSLRLPLLHSGSQTWAPSGMAFITQGPWSGELLVAGLAGEQLLWISPSSRGGKTKATALFQEKWGRLRNVAEGPDGTLYVMTNNRDGRGEPGNNDDKLIALKPNWK; the protein is encoded by the coding sequence ATGTCCGGCAAAAGAAAAGTCCACCACAGCCTTCTAGGGTGCTGTATGTTGATCCTGCTGACAGAAGGGTTGTCAGCCTGCACAGCTTCTTCCGAAACCAGTAATGCGGGGGAAACGCTGAAGAGTGCAGGGCCGCACCTCTCGGAAAACCCTGCAGAGAGCGCAGATCCATCCCTGGTTTCTCCGTCAAATAATACTGCGGATGGAAAATCGGGTCAGCAGGCAGAGGCGCAGGTCTCACCGGGTCCCGCTCCCTCTGCAGAACCAACCCCATTTACAGTATCCGAGGATCCTGCAACAACAGCTTCTGTAAAGTCCAAAGCATCCTTCCCCTATACAGCTCAAACAGTAGCAACGGGGCTGAATGTCCCTTGGGAAATGGCATTTGCTCCGGATGGGCGGATTTTTTTTACTGAACGGCCCGGCAGCCTGCGGGTGATTGAGAATGGTAAACTGAGAAAGGCTCCGCTGCTGGAGCTTCTTGCGCCGTTTGTCAGCAAGGGGGAGGGCGGTCTCTTGGGACTTGCGCTGGATCCGGCGTTTGAAAAAAGCGGGTATGCCTACGTCTACCATTCCTATCTCCATACAGACGGCGGAGTGCAGAACCGTGTACTGCGGCTCAAGATCAGCAGCGGCAAAGCGGAGATTAACAAGGTGATGCTGGATGGCATCCCTGGAGACATCAATCATAACGGCGGCAGGATTAAAGTAGGACCGGACGGATATCTGTACGTCACTGCCGGTGAACGATATAAGCCGGAGCTGGCACAGGATAAAGACAGTCTGGGCGGAAAAATCCTGCGAATCTCCCTTGACGGGTCCATCCCGCAGGATAACCCTTGGCCGGATTCTCCCGTCTACAGCTGGGGCCACCGCAACCCGCAAGGGTTGGCCTGGCAGCCGGACACTGGAGTGCTTTACAGCTCGGAGCATGGCCAGTCCAGCCATGATGAAATCAATATCATTGAGGCAGGCGCCAATTACGGCTGGCCGCTTATTGAGGGCGATGAAACCGCAGGCAAAGGTGAGGTGAGTCTGAGGCTTCCGCTCCTGCATAGCGGCAGCCAAACCTGGGCTCCGTCGGGAATGGCTTTTATTACACAGGGTCCATGGAGCGGCGAACTGCTGGTTGCCGGGCTGGCCGGAGAACAGCTGCTGTGGATTTCCCCGTCGTCCAGAGGGGGGAAGACTAAGGCAACAGCATTATTCCAGGAGAAATGGGGACGGCTCCGCAATGTGGCCGAGGGTCCGGATGGTACCTTATATGTAATGACGAATAACCGGGATGGCAGGGGCGAGCCCGGAAACAATGACGACAAGCTGATTGCCCTGAAGCCAAACTGGAAATGA
- a CDS encoding MBL fold metallo-hydrolase, whose protein sequence is MNIGPNVIVLTVPMISPVMGPTKIYPVLLKDGEDLTLIDTGMFGQYDALLQAIEQAGEQLSSIKRIILTHQDIDHIGNLPLLVQKLPGVELFAHPGDIPAITNSQPMLKMNPQRVAQMPQAFQEQFHAFLEQLAQLGSFTELHDGQRLPWGGGIEIIHTPGHTPGHICLYVQEQALLLAVDELLVVDGQLTGPAESATPDMPQALRSLHKLEGRLIQSVLCYHGGLYDGSPQELINQLTDAL, encoded by the coding sequence ATGAATATTGGCCCAAATGTTATCGTACTGACTGTCCCCATGATCTCACCCGTAATGGGCCCTACCAAGATTTATCCGGTGCTGCTGAAAGATGGGGAGGACTTGACCCTCATAGACACCGGCATGTTCGGCCAATATGATGCTCTGCTGCAAGCTATAGAGCAAGCGGGCGAACAGCTTTCCAGCATTAAACGCATCATCCTTACTCATCAGGATATTGATCATATCGGCAATCTCCCTTTGCTCGTGCAGAAGCTCCCCGGCGTTGAGCTATTCGCCCATCCGGGCGATATTCCGGCAATCACGAACAGCCAGCCGATGCTGAAAATGAATCCGCAGCGGGTCGCGCAGATGCCGCAGGCATTTCAGGAGCAGTTCCATGCGTTTCTGGAGCAGCTGGCACAGCTCGGCAGCTTCACGGAGCTGCATGACGGCCAGCGGCTGCCGTGGGGCGGCGGCATCGAAATTATTCATACCCCCGGCCATACGCCGGGGCATATCTGCCTTTATGTGCAGGAACAAGCGCTGCTGCTGGCAGTCGATGAGCTGCTCGTCGTAGACGGACAGCTGACCGGACCGGCAGAGTCGGCCACACCGGACATGCCACAGGCGCTGCGCAGCCTGCACAAGCTGGAAGGACGGTTAATCCAGTCCGTCCTCTGTTACCACGGCGGACTCTACGACGGCAGTCCGCAGGAGCTTATCAACCAATTGACGGATGCGCTCTAA
- a CDS encoding SDR family oxidoreductase: MNGKTVLVTGGNSGMGLATTIEMARQGATVVMACRSRKRGEEALAEAKRESGSDHITLMLCDLASFQSIRGFAAEFKASHLILDVLINNAGVVAVRRELTADGFEQDFGVNHLGHFLLTRLLLDQLKAAEQGRIVVVASGAYKIGKLYLNDHTLSRGFNPAKAYARSKLANILFTRELSKRLQGTEVTVNAVHPGAVGTSIGVNRETGFGRSVLKLLSYFFLTPEQGADTAIYLATAPELLGVTGQYYYRRKIKELSPRALNQEDAERLWQWSLEQTGADKGLHNF, encoded by the coding sequence ATGAATGGAAAGACGGTGCTTGTAACCGGAGGCAACTCCGGGATGGGATTGGCAACGACGATTGAAATGGCCCGCCAGGGAGCAACGGTGGTGATGGCCTGCCGCAGCCGCAAGCGCGGGGAAGAGGCGCTGGCGGAAGCCAAGCGGGAAAGCGGATCTGACCATATCACGCTGATGTTATGCGATTTGGCTTCGTTTCAGAGCATCCGCGGGTTTGCAGCGGAATTCAAGGCGAGCCACCTCATACTCGACGTATTGATTAACAATGCCGGTGTAGTGGCCGTTAGACGTGAGCTTACGGCGGACGGCTTCGAGCAGGACTTCGGGGTGAACCATTTGGGACACTTCTTGCTGACCCGTCTGCTGCTGGATCAGCTAAAGGCGGCAGAGCAAGGCAGGATCGTGGTCGTTGCTTCCGGGGCCTACAAGATCGGAAAGCTGTATTTGAATGATCATACTCTGTCGCGCGGTTTCAATCCGGCCAAGGCTTACGCGCGTTCCAAGCTGGCCAATATCCTTTTTACGAGAGAGCTGTCCAAGCGCCTGCAGGGCACGGAAGTTACGGTCAATGCTGTACATCCGGGTGCTGTGGGGACCAGTATCGGGGTTAACCGGGAGACAGGCTTTGGCCGCTCGGTGCTGAAGCTGTTATCCTATTTCTTCCTGACACCCGAGCAGGGGGCGGACACGGCAATCTATCTCGCGACGGCGCCGGAGCTGCTGGGAGTGACCGGACAATATTATTACCGCCGAAAGATCAAAGAGCTGTCACCGAGGGCACTGAATCAGGAAGATGCCGAACGTTTGTGGCAGTGGAGCCTGGAACAGACCGGAGCAGACAAGGGCTTACACAACTTTTAG
- a CDS encoding GNAT family N-acetyltransferase: MAWHNYSIEDATLENLGAIVEIYNSTVAGRMVTADLEPVRVEDRLHWFHEHNSHHRPLWVLKQDGEVAAWFSFQSFYGRPAYNGTAEVSVYVSGKFRGSGAGSILLTKALEECPRLGLQNLVGFVFGHNEPSLALLRKFGFEQWGLLPGVAEMDGIQRDLVIIGRKL, from the coding sequence ATGGCTTGGCACAATTACAGCATTGAAGATGCAACACTAGAGAATTTAGGGGCAATTGTGGAGATTTATAATTCGACGGTAGCCGGACGGATGGTTACTGCTGACCTGGAGCCGGTTCGGGTGGAGGACCGCTTGCACTGGTTCCATGAGCATAACAGCCATCATCGCCCGCTGTGGGTACTGAAGCAGGACGGCGAGGTTGCCGCCTGGTTCAGCTTCCAGTCGTTCTATGGCCGTCCCGCCTATAATGGAACCGCAGAAGTCAGTGTATATGTAAGCGGGAAGTTCCGCGGCAGCGGTGCCGGGAGTATCCTGCTGACCAAGGCACTGGAAGAATGCCCGCGCCTTGGTCTTCAGAATTTAGTTGGTTTTGTATTCGGCCACAACGAGCCAAGCCTGGCTCTGCTGCGGAAATTTGGTTTTGAACAATGGGGACTGCTGCCTGGAGTTGCTGAAATGGACGGCATTCAACGTGATCTGGTCATTATCGGCCGCAAGCTGTAA
- a CDS encoding winged helix-turn-helix transcriptional regulator, with product MKSLDLCPKLQKSMEIIGRRWTGLIIYQLLQGPQRFSVIESSLPVSGRLLSERLKELELEGIVLREVFPETPVRIQYSLTDKGRALESVIRDLQEWSESWIESEGCGPEGIPPE from the coding sequence ATGAAATCCCTAGATTTGTGTCCAAAGTTACAGAAAAGCATGGAAATCATCGGCAGACGTTGGACAGGCTTAATCATCTATCAGCTCCTTCAGGGACCACAGCGCTTCAGTGTTATCGAGTCTTCTCTGCCCGTCAGCGGCAGACTCTTGTCCGAACGGCTTAAGGAACTGGAGCTGGAAGGCATTGTCCTCCGCGAAGTATTTCCCGAGACACCCGTAAGAATTCAATACTCCTTGACGGATAAAGGGCGGGCGCTGGAATCGGTCATCCGTGATCTGCAGGAATGGTCGGAATCCTGGATTGAATCGGAAGGCTGCGGGCCTGAAGGAATTCCTCCAGAGTAA
- a CDS encoding YqkE family protein → MAKKKKITPAPRPAASDAPATLRDLLSSDVLDKLKAQSDALKAEENDKKEAARKAVEDQRKAEQKRLENDFAHLLENSKQDWHKFK, encoded by the coding sequence ATGGCCAAAAAAAAGAAAATAACCCCTGCTCCACGTCCCGCTGCATCGGATGCTCCGGCAACACTCCGGGATCTCCTCAGCAGTGATGTGCTTGACAAGCTGAAGGCGCAGTCCGATGCGCTCAAAGCCGAGGAGAATGACAAGAAAGAGGCAGCCCGCAAAGCGGTAGAGGATCAGCGGAAAGCCGAGCAGAAGCGGCTGGAGAATGATTTTGCCCATTTGCTGGAGAACAGCAAACAGGATTGGCATAAATTCAAGTAA
- a CDS encoding RtcB family protein yields the protein MNSNSQQAGFDEPQYKHRVALPGGDLKVYASGQLFATLDYKVMEMANNNLQIPNIEYMSYTPDVHVGVGTCIGTTAVWDAAGGYVSPSIVGSDIGCGMRVHLTNLHKDDLREVKLRRKLVRAIEKYLPMEAQQRGHYSDIRLENVVRKGLHGLPNKYVPDSYTPKKSSALSHVEISKLAFDEEILNELPDMAWHRGHRQLGTLGGGNHFVEIQAIEIAEEQREVAEAWGLQDGQVAVMIHSGSRAWGGMVNQFCTPAFAKVMGQLGLGSADPRLIFAPLEHPQGQRYVNLMYSALNYAVVNRHLIAYGVREAFREVFGTKCELRTLYDLMHNYAWKEETSSGTKFVHRKGATRALPAQHPDNPRPYAATGHPALIPGSMGTASYIMVGQPGGEENFYSICHGAGRIRSRTATKRLVSVHEFSQSLKVGKEDEIVVNQHSLESIIDESPQAYKNVDEIIESVTGAGLAAVVAKCKPLAAIKGTK from the coding sequence ATGAATAGTAATTCACAACAAGCGGGCTTCGATGAGCCGCAATATAAACACCGGGTGGCTCTTCCGGGAGGCGACCTGAAGGTCTATGCCAGCGGGCAATTATTTGCCACACTGGACTATAAGGTTATGGAAATGGCGAACAACAACCTGCAAATCCCGAATATTGAATATATGAGCTATACACCGGATGTGCATGTAGGCGTCGGCACCTGCATCGGCACAACTGCGGTATGGGATGCGGCAGGAGGATATGTGTCGCCCTCTATCGTGGGCAGCGACATCGGCTGCGGAATGCGCGTGCATCTCACCAATCTGCACAAGGATGATCTGCGTGAGGTTAAGCTGCGGAGAAAGCTGGTCCGCGCCATCGAGAAATATTTGCCGATGGAGGCGCAGCAGCGGGGCCATTACAGCGATATCCGGCTGGAGAATGTGGTCCGCAAGGGGCTGCACGGGCTGCCGAACAAATATGTGCCCGACAGCTACACTCCGAAGAAATCAAGCGCGCTTTCCCATGTGGAGATCAGCAAGCTGGCGTTTGACGAGGAGATCCTGAATGAGCTGCCCGATATGGCCTGGCACCGCGGACACCGCCAGCTGGGTACCCTTGGAGGAGGCAATCATTTCGTCGAGATTCAGGCGATTGAGATTGCGGAGGAACAGCGGGAGGTGGCGGAAGCCTGGGGGCTGCAGGACGGGCAGGTTGCCGTGATGATCCATTCCGGCTCACGGGCCTGGGGCGGCATGGTCAACCAGTTCTGCACCCCGGCCTTCGCCAAGGTGATGGGGCAGCTAGGACTTGGCAGCGCCGATCCGCGCCTGATCTTTGCCCCGCTGGAACATCCGCAAGGCCAGCGTTATGTTAATCTGATGTACTCCGCCTTGAACTACGCTGTCGTGAACCGGCATCTGATCGCCTACGGTGTCCGCGAAGCGTTCCGTGAGGTGTTCGGCACGAAATGTGAGCTGCGCACCCTGTATGACCTGATGCACAATTATGCCTGGAAGGAAGAGACCTCTTCGGGGACCAAATTTGTGCACCGCAAGGGGGCTACCCGTGCCTTGCCGGCTCAGCATCCGGACAATCCGCGGCCTTATGCCGCGACCGGTCACCCGGCGCTGATTCCCGGCTCAATGGGCACCGCCTCTTATATCATGGTCGGCCAGCCCGGCGGAGAAGAGAACTTTTATTCCATCTGCCACGGTGCAGGGCGGATCCGTTCACGCACGGCAACGAAACGGCTGGTGTCTGTTCATGAATTTTCCCAGTCGCTAAAGGTAGGCAAAGAAGATGAGATTGTAGTAAACCAGCATTCCCTGGAATCTATCATTGACGAATCTCCCCAAGCCTATAAGAATGTAGATGAGATCATAGAAAGCGTTACGGGCGCCGGCCTGGCTGCCGTTGTGGCCAAGTGCAAGCCGCTCGCAGCGATAAAGGGGACCAAATAG
- a CDS encoding AAA family ATPase, with product MEQECKKQAVIYEYDGGTSGMIKGYDVYARLVDGILEALYARYGVRYELYASDDPNSEYWKLLENDVQSGNPGVEHVARIFDRLEDRTFVYDDDKEQPEYNIHLSIRNNVLAYPAMGVALARVPVFQENGINFQDFVFAASDAQLQAFLSNVRTRQREQNINKVTVFTDRRNGIFREDEPITRSVGREEVVLDVAIKKEIYRSLDQFFDSDRSFYVTYDIPYKRGILLYGHPGNGKTTLVKSIAGSVPGPVIYWQITEYTSSESVGEVFEAAARLAPMVLVIEDIDSMPQEVRSFFLNTLDGATSKEGIFLIGTTNYPEKIDPGLMNRAGRFDRAYEIKMPNEELRLEYLRLRGFSTFAGDEGVDLAARLTGDFSLTQLGELYVSAALEWHENGRADVEALVRGMRGELDKGRKREWMKDGSSTIGFY from the coding sequence ATGGAGCAGGAGTGCAAGAAACAGGCTGTGATTTACGAATACGATGGAGGCACGAGTGGCATGATCAAAGGGTACGACGTCTACGCCCGCCTAGTAGACGGTATCCTTGAAGCTCTTTATGCCCGCTATGGTGTCCGCTATGAGCTGTACGCCAGCGACGACCCCAACAGTGAGTATTGGAAGCTGCTGGAGAATGATGTGCAGTCCGGCAACCCCGGAGTAGAGCATGTGGCGCGGATATTTGACCGGCTGGAGGACCGTACCTTTGTCTACGACGATGACAAGGAGCAGCCGGAATATAATATTCACCTGTCGATCCGCAACAATGTGCTGGCTTATCCTGCAATGGGCGTGGCGCTGGCACGCGTGCCCGTATTTCAGGAGAACGGCATTAACTTTCAGGATTTTGTATTTGCCGCCTCCGACGCGCAGCTGCAGGCTTTCCTGAGCAATGTGCGCACGCGGCAGCGGGAGCAGAATATCAATAAGGTGACGGTGTTCACCGATCGGCGCAACGGTATTTTCCGGGAAGATGAGCCAATCACCCGTTCTGTCGGACGGGAGGAAGTGGTGCTGGATGTCGCGATCAAAAAGGAAATCTACCGCTCGCTCGACCAGTTTTTCGATTCTGACCGCAGCTTCTATGTGACCTATGACATCCCTTATAAACGGGGGATTCTGCTCTACGGGCATCCGGGAAACGGCAAGACGACGCTCGTCAAGTCCATCGCCGGAAGTGTGCCCGGACCGGTGATCTATTGGCAGATCACCGAATATACAAGCAGCGAGTCGGTAGGCGAGGTGTTTGAAGCCGCAGCCCGGCTGGCACCGATGGTGCTGGTGATTGAGGATATCGACTCTATGCCGCAGGAGGTCAGATCCTTTTTCCTGAATACTTTGGACGGGGCGACCTCTAAGGAAGGTATCTTTCTGATCGGCACGACCAACTATCCGGAAAAGATAGATCCCGGACTGATGAACCGCGCCGGACGTTTTGACCGGGCCTATGAGATCAAAATGCCGAATGAGGAGCTAAGGCTGGAGTATTTGCGGCTGCGCGGCTTCTCCACCTTTGCCGGTGATGAGGGAGTTGACCTGGCCGCACGCTTGACCGGAGATTTCTCCCTGACCCAGCTTGGCGAGCTGTATGTCAGTGCGGCACTGGAATGGCATGAGAACGGCAGAGCCGATGTGGAGGCGCTTGTCCGCGGAATGCGCGGGGAGCTGGACAAAGGACGCAAGCGCGAATGGATGAAGGACGGCTCGTCCACGATTGGATTTTACTGA